TGTGATGAGAACAATCTGTAATGCGAAATAAGTGGCACAAATTCCCAATAATCCTGCAACTATTTTCCCTGTTTTTCCTAGAGGGGTAGTTTTGAATTTTAAGAAAATCCCAACGAGTCGAACAATCAGGTAAACGAAAGTAAAAATCAGCAGAAAAGCAACGCCAGCATAAAATGCTTCGTCCAATTGAAAGAGAAGTTTATCGCTGAAAAGTAAGAGATGGGCACCTTCTGTGGCACTTGAAAAGGGAACCCAAATGCTTATTTGTTGAGCTAAATCTTTATAGTTACTTGCAGCAATCAAAATGGAAACGAGTGTTCCCAGCGTGTAAAAGCCTTGAAGAATCAATCCTCGTGCGTAACCTACCATAAATGCCCAGACTAAAGCGGCTAAGATAATCAAATTTAATATCATAAATAATTCCTAATTTGTTTTTTAGCACATCTTTCTAGCGAAAATGTGCATTTCTCTCTCTATTATAGCTTATTTCTTCAAAAAAACGTACCCCTCTTGTATCGAAGTACGTCTTTCTTTTAAAAAATAGAGGAGGAATGTCCTTTTCTGAT
The DNA window shown above is from Lactococcus sp. S-13 and carries:
- a CDS encoding CvpA family protein, with product MILNLIILAALVWAFMVGYARGLILQGFYTLGTLVSILIAASNYKDLAQQISIWVPFSSATEGAHLLLFSDKLLFQLDEAFYAGVAFLLIFTFVYLIVRLVGIFLKFKTTPLGKTGKIVAGLLGICATYFALQIVLITLSLVPIATVQNHLDASFLTRLMVLHTPISSSFLQDLLIENIIHINPLA